The following coding sequences are from one Aethina tumida isolate Nest 87 chromosome 2, icAetTumi1.1, whole genome shotgun sequence window:
- the LOC109603778 gene encoding regulator of nonsense transcripts 2 — translation MQLFLHHVILSIDNCQIVNINNSSTNFVSQNSQNIQKMTVTEPPEESAEAANESQTEAEIEQEKTLITTFVQELQDKFNAKQSLRVTNQNAAATRPTDSHFSKLDSSLKKNTAFVKKIKNFSSSQVDSYLKDMSGLNLSKYISEIAAAIVESKLKMTDVPGAVKMCSILHQTYVEFSQHLFENWQKNLALKEKIPNPSKLRVDIRFYAELLQAGIFANKNALNLLGSVLTTLINMDKEEHYNIAIVLSFCKHCGDDYAGLVPRKMRQLSEKYDIPIPKSMFLAPEKQQNVKLLLKDYYNSLSRHLVKDHQEMQNFEKQNMRILQTKGELSQERKEKLETLQTAYEKLLTSTQSFADILDEDMPTLKAQTLPKTEESMIVTGSGADFEDCSANLENIWCDIETQKFYCDLPELQAFLPTSYINKTQTPPAETVSEEVLDSELPIEELEDDGKSEEQPPIAEEEADDPAATNASNKIVLEAFLNNLPNCVNREMIDNAAIDFLLTLNNKHNRRKLVRGLFGVNRTRLDLLPFYARFVAILHPALPEVGNELCQMLRQDFKYHVRKKDQINIESKIKVVRFIGELVKFKLYSKIEALYCLKVLLHDFSHHHIEMACNLLEVCGRYLYCSADSHQRTKVYLEQMMRKKAVMALDSRYVTQIENAYYHVNPPEVVTIAKKERPVMHQFIRKMLYIDLQKNNTDKIMRLMRKLDWNNEEIAAYAVKCLTGAHNLKFFNIRCLANLLAGLVAYQEEVGTKVVDGVLEDIRLGMEINLPKFNQRRVAQIKYLGELYNYRMVESSDVFKVLYSLITFGVSMYPHIISPLDPPDHLFRIRLACVLLETCGTYFSSGTSKRKLDYYLVFLQAYYWYKKELWKSTFPPILEHYFKDTLTTLRPKLKLCHSYEDAQVEVENIRKSLGIEKLTAELSEPKDDGALDTIAETDTEEHDDEISDGITAPITDDTATEDETVDNTQGSDDEEPEVSEAEQVSESHAIPKGPKKVDCAEDDDFLNALDKMVSENIQERMREPVKAGYVDISVPVVLKSNKKTYEQLQDTAEAENSKVGFVLMVRKGNKQQYKTFEADIDSELAQNLRDQEQAQKEEKERVKRLTLNITERFEEEDYQEMIQQQNRPVTQNLNRERKKYQHPKGAPDADLIFGPKRVR, via the exons atgcaacTCTTTTTACATCATGTCATTTTATCTATTGACAACTGTCAAATTgtgaacataaataattccaGCACAAATTTTGTCTCCCAAAACTCtcaaaacattcaaaaaatgACTGTAACAGAACCACCAGAAGAATCGGCCGAAGCCGCGAATGAAAGTCAAACTGAAGCCGAGATTGAACAGGAGAAAACTTTGATAACAACGTTCGTCCAAGAACTACAAGACAAATTCAACGCGAAACAATCCCTGCGTGTAACAAATCAAAATGCCGCAGCTACCCGGCCCACTGATTCCCATTTCTCGAAACTTGACTCGAGTCTCAAGAAAAACACTGCctttgtcaaaaaaattaaaaatttctcatCATCTCAAGTGGACAGTTACCTCAAAGACATGTCTGGCCTGAATTTGTCTAAGTACATTTCGGAGATTGCGGCCGCAATAGTTGAATCCAAGCTCAAGATGACTGATGTGCCTGGAGCCGTAAAGATGTGTAGTATACTCCATCAGACATATGTGGAGTTCTCACAGCATTTGTTTGAGAACTGGCAGAAAAATTTAGCATTGAAGGAGAAGATCCCAAACCCCAGCAAATTGAGAGTTGATATTAGATTTTATGCTGAACTTCTACAAGCTGGAATTTTTGCCAACAAAAACGCTCTGAATTTGCTTGGCTCAGTTTTGACTACTCTCATTAATATGGACAAAGAAGAACACTATAATATTGCCATCGTATTGAGTTTTTGTAAACACTGTGGGGATGATTATGCAG GTTTGGTCCCAAGAAAAATGAGACAGCTATCAGAGAAGTATGATATTCCTATTCCAAAAAGCATGTTCTTAGCTCCTGAAAAACAGCAGAACGTTAAGTTATTGCTAAAGGATTATTACAATTCATTGTCAAGACATTTGGTAAAGGATCATCAGGAAATGCAGAATTTTGAGAAACAAAACATGAGGATTTTACAAACCAAAGGGGAATTGAGTCAAGAGAGAAAAGAAAAGTTAGAAACACTTCAAACAGCCTATGAAAAGTTACTGACATCAACACAAAGTTTTGCTGATATTTTAGACGAAGATATGCCTACATTAAAAGCACAGACATTGCCAAAAACTGAAGAA agTATGATTGTAACAGGCTCAGGAGCAGATTTTGAAGATTGTTCTGCAAATCTCGAGAATATTTGGTGCGATATAGAGACTCAAAAATTCTATTGCGATTTGCCTGAACTGCAGGCTTTCTTACCAACAtcatatataaacaaaactcaAACACCTCCAGCTGAAACTGTGTCTGAAGAAGTGCTTGATTCTGAGTTGCCAATTGAAGAACTGGAAGATGATG ggAAAAGCGAAGAACAACCACCAATTGCGGAGGAAGAGGCGGACGATCCGGCGGCCACGAATGCGAGCAACAAAATTGTCCTCGAAGCCTTTCTGAACAATCTCCCAAATTGCGTGAACCGGGAGATGATCGACAACGCTGCCATCGATTTCCTCTTGACATTAAACAACAAGCACAACCGTAGAAAATTGGTCAGGGGTTTGTTCGGCGTGAACAGAACACGCCTCGACTTGTTGCCGTTTTACGCAAGGTTCGTGGCAATTTTACATCCCGCTTTGCCTGAGGTTGGCAATGAGTTGTGCCAAATGCTGAGACAGGACTTCAAGTATCACGTGCGCAAAAAGGATCAGATCAACATCGAATCAAAGATAAAAGTTGTCAGGTTTATCGGCGAATTGGTTAAGTTCAAATTGTATTCGAAAATTGAAGCGCTGTATTGTTTAAAGGTGCTACTGCACGATTTCTCACATCATCATATCGAAATGGCGTGCAATTTGTTGGAGGTTTGCGGCCGGTATTTGTATTGCAGCGCCGACTCACACCAAAGGACTAAGGTGTATTTGGAACAGATGATGAGAAAGAAGGCAGTTATGGCGTTGGACTCCCGTTACGTTACGCAGATCGAGAACGCTTACTACCACGTCAATCCGCCGGAAGTTGTCACGATTGCTAAGAAAGAAAGACCAGTTATGCACCAGTTCATTAGAAAGATGttatatattgatttacaGAAAAACAACACAGATAAAATCATGCGACTGATGCGGAAATTGGACTGGAATAACGAGGAGATTGCGGCTTATGCTGTTAAATGTTTAACAGGAGCGCACAACTTGAAATTCTTTAACATTAG atGTTTGGCTAATTTGTTGGCTGGTTTGGTGGCTTATCAAGAGGAGGTGGGAACCAAAGTTGTTGATGGAGTTTTGGAGGACATTCGTTTAGGGATGGAAATTAATTTGCCAAAATTCAATCAGAGACGTGTAGCTCAAATTAAATACCTTGGAGAATTATACAACTACAGAATGGTCGAAAGTTCTGATGTATTtaag GTtctatattcattaataaccTTTGGTGTTTCAATGTATCCTCACATCATTTCGCCGTTGGATCCTCCTGATCATCTATTTCGAATCAGGTTGGCATGCGTCTTATTGGAAACTTGTG GAACGTATTTCAGTAGCGGTACAAGTAAAAGAAAACTGGATTATTACTTGGTTTTCCTGCAAGCTTATTATTGGTACAAGAAAGAATTGTGGAAATCAACCTTTCCGCCAATTCTCGAACACTACTTCAAAGACACTTTAACGACGCTCAGACCCAAACTAAAACTGTGCCACAGTTATGAGGATGCTCAAGTTGAAGTAGAGAACATCAGAAAATCATTAGGAATTG AAAAACTAACAGCCGAGTTAAGTGAACCTAAAGATGATGGAGCATTGGACACAATTGCAGAAACAGACACAGAGGAACATGACGACGAGATTTCTGACGGTATAACTGCACCGATTACAGACGATACAGCGACAGAAGACGAGACTGTTGACAATACACAAGGATCAGATGATGAAg agcCAGAAGTAAGTGAGGCAGAGCAAGTTTCCGAATCACACGCCATTCCAAAGGGTCCGAAAAAAGTGGACTGCGCGGAAGACGATGATTTCTTAAACGCCTTGGATAAAATGGTCTCAGAAAACATACAGGAAAGAATGAGGGAACCTGTGAAGGCGGGTTATGTTGATATTTCCGTGCCAGTAGTTCTGAAGTCCAACAAAAAGACTTACGAACAATTGCAGGACACAGCCGAGGCGGAAAACAGCAAGGTCGGTTTCGTGTTGATGGTGAGAAAGGGAAACAAGCAACAGTACAAGACTTTTGAAGCAGATATTGACTCTGAATTGGCGCAAAACTTGCGGGATCAAGAACAGGCTCAGAAAGAAGAAAAGGAGCGCGTTAAAAGACTGACGTTAAATATTACGGAGAGATTTGAGGAGGAAGATTATCAGGAGATGATCCAACAACAAAATAGACCAGTTACACAAAATTTGAACAGAGAGAGGAAAAAATATCAGCATCCTAAAGGAGCTCCTGATGCTGATTTGATTTTTGGTCCAAAGAGAGTTCGATAA
- the LOC109603779 gene encoding methylosome subunit pICln, producing MVIINSFSHPDAPVRLQQNNVRAVLDKKDLGLGTLYICDSILGWQATDNVGFTMNFEDVSLHAISRDRNLHPRDAIYIIVDSHFCLAGQEDRSVNDEEDSEEDSEADISELILEPQNPLTLPSLYETLKICQELNPDPIDLDEEDEDDLYVDAEMEGDYIVTNADRGDAEVRELSRRLQSSSVDIQYVGNGHDLEEEYEDAD from the exons ATGGTTATAATCAACAGTTTCAGCCATCCGGATGCACCCGTTCGTCTGCAACAAAACAATGTACGAGCAGTTTTGGATAAAAAAGATTTAGGACTAGGAACACTCTACATTTGCGACAG TATTCTCGGATGGCAAGCGACTGATAACGTGGGATTTACCATGAATTTTGAAGATGTTTCTCTACATGCCATTTCTAGAGACAGAAATTTGCATCCGAGAGATGCAATCTACATAATTGTAGATTCACATTTTTGTTTAGCTGGTCAAGAAGACAGATCAGTAAATGATGAGGAAGATAGTGAAGAAGATTCTGAGGCTGACAtttctgaattaattttagaacccCAGAACCCTTTGACATTACCATCCTTATAtgaaactttgaaaatttgtcag gAATTAAATCCTGACCCTATAGATTTAGATGAAGAGGATGAGGATGACTTATATGTGGATGCTGAAATGGAAGGTGATTATATTGTTACCAATGCTGACAGAGGTGATGCAG aagtccGAGAATTGTCAAGAAGACTACAAAGTAGTTCTGTTGACATTCAATATGTAGGCAATGGACATGATCTGGAAGAGGAATATGAAGATGCagattaa
- the LOC109603780 gene encoding transcription initiation protein SPT3 homolog → MDVKQGQQKISYTNEISLMMFSFGDSHKPNPETVALVESIVLSQLRTIIQEALKYADDSNIRGEHLVFLMRHNKHKMRRFVQYLYNKQTKKLIQNMQSKIIDLDECDKPKGELMKFIEMIDETGEFTDLTEIDEVKYQRQLRADRISQALDEKKYLEFCKARSVSFNSKNTCRSLEKLRMWIYPKTDISFNQDALDVLSYFAYQTVAEITDYALLVRMDGKYNPDPMKPLCGSYYTSTMFNGEFRFARATTSNPDYSRVYSGQPPISVNEIKEVMRRVHMPQAGRLNFGGKVPETHYLFAL, encoded by the coding sequence ATGGATGTGAAACAGGGTCAACAAAAAATTTCGTACACTAACGAAATATCGTTAATGATGTTCAGTTTTGGCGACAGTCACAAACCGAATCCTGAAACTGTAGCTTTAGTGGAATCCATTGTTTTGAGTCAACTTAGAACGATTATACAAGAAGCGTTGAAATATGCCGACGATTCGAACATACGTGGGGAGCACTTGGTTTTTTTAATGAGACACAACAAACACAAAATGAGAAGgtttgttcaatatttatataacaaacaaacaaagaaACTAATACAAAACATGCagtcaaaaataattgatttggaTGAATGTGATAAGCCAAAAGGTGAGCTCATGAAATTCATTGAAATGATTGATGAAACTGGCGAATTCACCGACTTGACAGAAATCGATGAAGTTAAATACCAGAGACAGTTAAGAGCTGACAGAATATCACAAGCTTTAGATGAAAAGAAATACTTGGAATTCTGCAAGGCTAGAAGTGTAAGTTTCAACAGCAAAAACACTTGCAGATCATTAGAGAAATTGCGTATGTGGATTTACCCCAAAACTGATATATCCTTCAACCAAGATGCTTTAGATGTCCTCTCATATTTTGCTTACCAAACTGTTGCTGAAATAACTGACTATGCACTGCTGGTGCGGATGGATGGTAAATACAACCCTGATCCAATGAAACCACTATGTGGATCATATTACACATCGACGATGTTCAATGGAGAGTTCCGCTTTGCGAGAGCCACCACATCGAATCCTGATTATAGTCGTGTGTACAGTGGACAGCCGCCGATCAgcgttaatgaaattaaggaaGTTATGCGGAGGGTGCACATGCCACAGGCTGGCAGGTTGAATTTTGGCGGAAAAGTACCTGAAACACACTATTTATTTGCTTTATAA